GAAACTAATAAGTTTATGCTAATTGAGAGACAAGATTTTGACAAAATTGCCGACGAATTAAAAAATGGCGGCGGGTCTTCTCAAAAGATAGGTGCAGATTATTTAATCTTTGGCTCAATTACACAATTCGGCAGAAAAACACTTGGTACCCAAAAACTATTTTCCAACCAAAAGGAGCAAATTGTAGAAGCTTCAGTATCAATGAGGTTGGTAGATGTTTCTACAGGCGTAGTAATATTTAGCGGTGAAGCGCAGGGGGATGCGAATGCCGTTAATAAAACCATTATGGGTCTTGGAAAAGAGGCCGATTATGATGCAACTTTGGCTGATAAGGCAATTTCTGCTGCTATTACTAAACTGGTAGAAAATATTGTTAACAAGTGTATGGACAATCCATGGAAGGCATACTTGCTTTCTTATGAAGACGGAAATTATATTATTTCCGGAGGTGCGTCCCAGGGTATTAA
The window above is part of the Bacteroidales bacterium genome. Proteins encoded here:
- a CDS encoding CsgG/HfaB family protein, with the translated sequence MKRIIFLLMSLLMVLPNVQAQKDLSLKRKVAIGRFSNETQYAKSVFYDKNNDPMGKQASDILATKLAETNKFMLIERQDFDKIADELKNGGGSSQKIGADYLIFGSITQFGRKTLGTQKLFSNQKEQIVEASVSMRLVDVSTGVVIFSGEAQGDANAVNKTIMGLGKEADYDATLADKAISAAITKLVENIVNKCMDNPWKAYLLSYEDGNYIISGGASQGIKSGLSFNVIKKGKSIKNPQTGMMIELPGKEAATIKIVQTLGNTPESEVSIASLSSGTIDNNDLASYYITDK